The sequence CTCACCGAAGCCGACACCGCCGCCGGCCCCGAAGCCGTCGCAGGGGTTCCAGCTGGCCGGACTCCCCCACTCGGTCCACGGGGACCACACCGGCCCGGAGGTGGCGACCTGGCGCAGCGGCTGGGTGTGGCAGCGCCGCGGGCTGGAGGTGGGCGGCCGGCGCTTCGCGCACGGCATCACCGTCAACTCGCGCTCCTCGGTGGAGATCACCCTCAACCGGCAGTGCACGACCTTCTCGGCGCAGGCGGGGGTGGACGGCCTGTCGCTGTTCACGGACGGCGCGGTGCGGTTCTCCGTGTACGCCGACGGGGAGCGGTTGTGGCAGTCCGCCGCCCTCGGGCACGAGGACCCGCCCGCGGCCGTGCAGGTCCCCCTCACGGGGCGCAAGACCCTGCGGCTGATGGTGGAGAGGGCCGGGCCGGGCAGCCTGCCGACGCTGGCGAGCTGGGCGGACGCCGTGCTCAGCTGCCGCTGAACACCTCGGTCAGCGTCGCCGCGAGGGCGCCCGGCGTGAGGGTGGCGCCGGCCTCCTCCTCGCGGCGGTGACCTTCCGGGCCGAGCAGGGCGCGGGTCCGCCGCAGGAGGCGGTCCACGACGCCGCTCTCCGGAACCGAGCGTGGATGGCCCGCACGCCAGGCGGTGGCCGCCGCGAGGGCCCGTACGGCCTCGGCCGGCCGGTCGGCGTCGGCCAGCAGCACGGCCGCCGCCTCGGCCATGCCGGCCAGGATGCGCTCGGCGCAGCGGGCGTCGACGGCGACGGTGAGCGCGGGCCCGATCCGGGTCAGCCCGGCCACCGGGCCCTGTTCGCGGCCGGCGAGGACGGCGTCGATGGTGGCCAGCCCGGCGGTGAGCTGCGCGGGAACGGTGAACCGGTCGGCCTCGGCGCGGGCCCGGTCGCACTCCTCGCGCGCCCGAACGGTGTCGCCGCGCTGCAGGGCGACGAGGGCGCGGAGGAGCCGGGCGAAGGTGTTGACGTCGTACACCCCGCCGTAGCGGTCGGATTCCTTCTCGGCCTCCGCCAGCAGTCGCTCGGCTTCGTCGAGGTCCCCCGCGCAGTAGGCGGCCTCGGCGATCCGGGCGATGGCGAAGGGCGCCTCGACGCTCGCCCCGACCTCACGGGCGAGGCGCAGGCACTCCTCGTACTCGACGCGGGCGTCGGCGTAGCGACCGCGTGAAAGGGCGACCTCCCCGGCGGCGCTCGCCACCTGGGCGCGGGTCCAGCGGTCGCCGACGCGCCGGGAGAGCGCGTGCAGCTCGACGAGGTCGGCGTCGACGTCGGCCAGGCCTCCGGTGACGTCGATGGCGACGTGGGCGCGGAGCATCAGGACGATGCCGAGTTCCCACTCACCCGCGTGGACCCGGCAGTTGGCGACGGACCGGTCGAGGTCGGTGTGGAAGTCGTGGGAGGTGCCGGTGAGGAAGGTCGTCGCGGGCCAGAGCATGCCGGGGAAGCGGGTGGTCTCCGGGGATCCGTGCCGGAAGGTCTCCTTGATGCGGGTGGCCAGGTCCCGGTAGTCGGAGGTGCGGAACTTCTCGGCGGAGTTGCTCTCGGCGAGCAGGAACATGTCGAGGACGAGCAGGCGCATGAAGCGCCAGTACGCGGGAGTCCCCTCCGGGGGGACCTCGGGGGTGAGGGCGAGGGTCCGGGTGGTCCACTCGGCGCCCTCGGCGCGGTAGTTGCGCAGCCACCAGAACCAGCCGAGGGCGAAGACGAGGCGCTGGCCGGCCTCGGCGTCGGCGGTCTCGACGACGGTGCTGTGCAGGGCGGCCCGGAGGTTGTCGAGCTCGGTCTCGACGCGCCGGATCCAGGGGAGCTGGGCGGCGGAGCGGATCAGGGGCTCGGCCTCCTCGGCGAAGGCGAGGTAGTGGGCGGCGTGGCGGCGGGCGGTGGCCCGGGCGTCGGCGGGGTGCGCGGCGGCGCGCTCGGCGGCGTACTCGTGGATGGTCTCGAGCATCCGGTAGCGCATGCCAGGGCCGCCCTGGTCGCCGTGGTCGCCGTGGCCCTGGTCCGGTTCGGCCAGGACGAGGGACTTGTCGACGAGGGAGCCGAGGACGTCGGCGGCGTCGTAGGAGGCGGGGTCGGACGGGTCGGCGCAGACGGCCTCGGCGGCGGCCAGGTCACAGCCGCCGGCGAACACGGACAGCCGGCGCAGGACGGTGCGTTCGGCCTCGTCGAGCAACTCCCAGGACCAGTCGACGACGGCGCGCAGGGTCTGCTGGCGGGGCAGGACGGTACGGGCCCCACCGGTCAGGAGCCGGAAGCGGTCGTCGAGACGGTCGGCGATCTGGCGCGGCGTGAGCAGCCGCAACCGGGCGGCGGCCAGCTCGATCGCGAGCGGCAGCCCGTCGAGGCGGGCGCAGATCTCGGCGACGGCGGCCGGGTCGTCGGTCGGGCTGAAGTCGGGGCGGGCCGAGGCCCCACGGTCGGCGAAGAGCTGGTGGGCGGGGTCGGGCGGCAGGGGCTCGACGGGGCGGACCGTCTCCCCCGGGACACCGAGGGGTTCGCGGCTGGTGGCCAGGATCCGTACGCCCGGGCAGTGCGTGAGGAGGCGTTCGGCGAGCTCGGCGGCGGCGCCGATGACGTGCTCGCAGTTGTCGAGGACGAGCAGCAGACGGCGGTGGGCGCAGTGTTCGACGAGGCGGGTGGTGGGGTCGGCGGCCGGGGTCGGGGCCTCGCGGGCGACGAGGGAGCTCTCCCGTAGGCCGAGGGCGCTCAGGACGGCGCCGGGAACGGCGGCGGGCTGGTCCAGCCGGGCGAGTTCGACGATCCAGCCGGCTTCGGGGTGGGCCGCGGCGGCGTGTTCGGCGAGGCGGGTCTTGCCGGAACCGCCGGGGCCGGTGAGGGTGATGAGCCGCAGGCGGCCCAGGTCGCCGCGGAGGGCCGCCAGTTCGGGTTCGCGGCCGACGAACGAGGTCAGACGGGGCCGCAGATTCCCGCGGGCGGTCTCGGGAGCGTCGGGGGTCCCGTCGGCGACGGCGGTGTCGGGGAACTCGGGTCGGGGCTGCGGTGGTGGCTGCGGGGGCAGGGGCTGCGGCCGGAGGAGTTCCGCGTGCAGGGCGGCGAGTTCGGGGCCCGGGTCGGTGCCGAGGCCGTCGGCGAGGGCGCGGCGGGTGTGCTCGTACGCGGCGAGGGCCTCGGCCGGGCGACCGGCGGCGCGCAGGGCACGCAGCTGCTGCGCGCGAAGCGACTCGTCGTACGGGGACTCCTGGACCAGCGTCTCCATCTCGGGCAGGAGTGCCGCCGGAGCGACGGCGCCACAGCGTAGGTCGGCCTCGATGCGCTGGCGGAGGGCGCCGGAGCGGCGTGCCTCGGCGACGGCCGCATGGGCGGCGCGGGCGGGCTCGGGCAGGTCGGCGAAGGCCGGTCCGCGCCAGAGGGCGAGGGCGGTGCGCAGGGTGCGGGAGGCGGCGGCCGGGTCGGTGGCCAGTTCCTGGCCGCCCTGGACCGCCAGCCGGTCGAAACGGTGCAGGTCGATGTCGTCGCGGGCGGCGGCCAGGAGGTAGCCGCCGGTGGGAACGGAGAGGACGGCGTCCCGACCGCCGAGGGCGCGGCGCAGCCGGGCGACGAGGGCCTGGAGGGCGGCGGGGGCGTCGTGGGGCGGGTCGTCGCCCCATACGTCGTCGACGAGTTCGGCGACGGAGGCCGGGCGGCCGGCCCGGAGGGCGAGGGCGGCGAGGAGCGCGCGCAAGCGGGCGCCGCCCATGGGGAGAGGGGCGCCGGTCTCGTCGCGCGCCTCCGTGACGCCGAGGATGAGATACCGCACCGGGCAATTCTGCACGGCTTGTCGGGGTGGCGGGGCGGCGTGGCGCCCGGCCGCACCTCAGGAGATCGAGGTGTCCCCGTTGACTTCCAGGAGCGTGCGCAGGGCCTGGGCCATCGTGGCGCAGGTGGTGGGGTCCAGCGGGGCGAGCAGCTCCGCGTAGCCGCGCAGATGCTCGGTGATCATCAACTGCGTCAGCGCGAGGCTCTGTTCGGTCAGCCGGATCCGCACGGTGCGGCGGTCCCGACCGTCCCGCACCCGCTCGACCAGGCCTTTGGCCTCCATGCGGTCGATGCGGTTGGTGATCGCGCCGGAGGTGACCATGGCGGCCGGGATGAGGGCGCCGGCGGTCAGCGCGTACGGGGGGCCGGAGCGGCAGAGGGTGAAGAGGATGTCGAGCTCGCCCACCTCCAGGTCGTGCTCGGCCGCGAAGGCCTTCTGCTGCTTGTCGATGACGCGGGTCATCCGCTGGATGCGGGCCACCACCTCCACCGGCCACAGGCCTGCCGCCAGATCGGGGCGCTCCGCCGTCCACTGGCCGACGATCGCGTCCACTGCGTCGCTCATGCGCTGTCCTCCATCGCTCGCGTCCCTCGATCCCTGACACCGACAAGATATCTCAACGTTGAGACACTTGACGTTGAGAGGAGTGGATGATTTTATCTCAACGTTGAGATTCTCATCCTTGAGATGAATGGAACGGGGCACCCCGCATGACCACGACCACCGGCACGGCCACGACCACCGCCACACCCACGGCCATCGCCACGACGGCCACGACGGCCACCACGACAGCGCGCGCCACGTCCCGCCCCCGGCTCGGCCCCGTTCCCGTCTTATGGCTGGCGCTGCTGGCCACCCCCCTGGCCGCCGGGGCCAACGCCCCCGTCCTGATCCTTCCGGACATGGCCCGTGCCCTCGGGGTGAGCGGCTCGACCGCCACCTGGCTCGTCGCCTCCTACGCCTGGGCCATGGCCGTCGGCACGCCGCTGCTGGCCGGACTGCTGCGCCGCCGAGGCCTGCGGGCCGTGCTCCGCGTGGCCTCCGCCCTCCTCGTCGGCGGCACCCTCCTCGTCGCCGCCTCCCCCTGGTTGCCGCTCACCCTCACCGGGCGGGCCGCGCAGGCCGCCGGCGGCGCGGGCCTCACGGCGGTCGCCATGAGCCTGGCCGGCTCGGCCCGCCGGATGGGCGTGATCAGCGCCAGCTTCGGCATCCTCGGCGCGTCCGGCCCGCTCCTCGGCGCACAGCTCGCCCACGCCGTCTCGTGGCGCCTCTCGCTCTGCGTCTCCGTGATCGCGGTCCTGGCGGTCCCCATGGTGAGCCGATACGCGACGACCCCGGCGGCCCCGACGGCCCCGGCGGCCCCGGCGGCCCCGGAGACCCCGGAGACCACACATCAAGGCAGGTTCGACGTCCGCGGCGCGGCGCTGCTGACGGCGTTCGTCACCACCCTGGTCCTGCTGCCCCACACGCCGGCCGCCGCCCTCGGCTCCTCGGCCGTCGCCGCCACGCTGCTCGCGCTCCACATCCGCCGGCAGCCCGACGGATTCGTCCCGGCCGCGCTGATCCGCAAGCCGCTCTTCCTCGGCTCCGCGCTGCTCGCGCTCGCGCTCTCGGGCTCGTACTTCACCCTGCTGTTCTCCGTGCCCCGGCTGCTCGCCGACCGGGCCGGCTGGGACGCCGGCACCGCGGGCACCGGTCAGCTCGTGGCACTGCTCACCGGATCCGCGCTCTCCTGGCTGCTGGCCGCGGCATCCGCCCGCATGAGTCGGGTGGCCGTCCGTTCGGTGCTCGTCGGCGTCGGCGCGGCGGCCGGGGCGATCGCGGTGTTCGCGAGCTGGGGCCCGTTGCTGCTGGTGGCCACCGTGGGCGGGACCTTCGCGGCGACCGGCGCCAACGCGGTGCTGTCGATGCACGCCGTGTCGAGCGCCCCCGATCCCCAGCGCCCCACGGCCATCGGCCTGTTCGCCCTCTGCTACCAGCTGGGCGGGGCCTTCGGCCCGGCGATCGCGACCGCTCTGGTGCTCGCCGCCTGACCCGAACCCGGAACCTGAGCAGGAGCAGCAGCCGGCGGGGCGACCGTCAGGACAGCGCCGGGCGGTGCACGGGGACTCCCTCGGGCACCGCCCGGCGCCGCGCCGCGGAGGTACCCGTCCAGCAGGTGCCGCGCCGGGCCAGCAGCCGGCCGAGCCACAGCTCCATCGAGACCAGTTCCGCCAGCCCGTCCAGCGGGACCGGATGCCCGTCCGCCGCGTCGAGCAGGGCCTGGCGCACGACCCGGGCCTCGATCAGCCCGGCGTCCGCGAGCAACGGCGACTCGAACAGGTCCAACAGACCGTTCAGGGCGGCGCGCAGCCCCAGCCGGGTCGCCGTCTCGTTCGGCTCGCGGTCGGTGACACCCCAGCCCGGCGGGAACTCGCGCACCCCCGCTGAGGACAGGACGCTGCGCAGGATCGCGGCCCGCGCGCCGGGCTGGACCCGCAGGGACTCGGGCAGGGCGCGGGCGGCCCGTACGACCTGGTTGTCCAGGAAGGGTGCGTGCAACCGCTGGCTGCGGACCTCCACGGCCTGCTCGAAGACCCGGTGGTCGGCGGCGTGGCGGGCGAGCAGCGAGCGGGCGCGGGCCTCCCCCGGCCGCAGCGACAGCGGCGGCCGGCCGGCCGCGACCGTCAGACGGATCGATACTTCCGCCAGCGCCTCCCCCGTGAGCCAGCCGGCCGCCGGTCCCGGGCGGGACCAGGTCAGGGCGGCGAGGGAAGCGTCCACCGGACCGGAGGATCTCTCGGTGACCCCGCCCTCGCGGAGCCGGGCCGCGGCGGCCTCCATGCCCGCGCGGTACGACGTACGGGCAAGTCTTCGGGCCGCCGAGTACACGGTGAGCGGCACCAGCAGGGACTCCCCGGAGGCTCCGGAGGCGGAGGCCGAACGGGCCAGCGCCGCCACCGGGCGCAGCAGGTGCCGTCGCCGGCGGTCCATCAGGAGGTCGGCCATGCGGGCCGGGTGGGCGTCGAGGACCTGGCGGGCGCCGTGGCCGGTGAAGTGGTCGGCCGAGCCGGCCGCCAGTCGGCGCCGCTCGCGGGCGGCGAAGACCAGCGAGGGGCCGGGTTCGTCGGTCAGCGGGCCGTCGAGTTCGGCGTACGGGAGGGCCTCCGCGGCGGCGGCGACCACGACGTGGTGCAGGCGCGGGTCCGCCGCGATGACCCTGGCCCGTTCCAGCTCGGCCTCGCGCCCCTGCGGGGTCGCCAGGTCGTTGAAGGTGACGGCCAACAGCCGCGCCCCGGCGGGACTGAGCAGGGTGCCCGGCGCCCCCGGCAGCCCGGCCGCCAACAGCGCCAGGGTGGCGGAGGCGCTGCCGCCGGAGAGGTCGGCGCCCACCCCGGGGGCCGGTGCGCCCCGGGCGGCACGCCGATCGGCGGGGCCCATTCCGGGCACGGGGCCGGGATCGTACGGCGGCAGGGTGTCGGGAGCATGCCGCGGAGCCGTGAGCCGGGCGCGCACGGCATCCACCAACGCTTCCCGTACGCCCTCCACCGCGCGCTCGGCGTCGGCCTCGGGGGCGGCCACGGCGAGCGAGGCGACCTGCTCGTAGCCGGTGATCTCGCGGGAGCCCTCGCGCAGGATCAGCGCGTGCCCGGGCGGGATGCGCCGGACCCCGGCGTACGGTGTGCCGTCGCCCAGCGCCTCGGGACTGTCCGGGCAGGCCAGCAGGGCGGCGAGATGGCCGATGTCGAGCTGCGCCTCGATGAGGTCGGCGAGCGGGAGGGCGGCGGTGGCGTACGCCGTGCCGCTCGCCCAGGGCGTGTAGAAGACGGGCCGGGCACCCGCGAGGTCGCCGACGACGGTGATGCGGCGGCCGGCCTGGACGACGGCGGTGTAGCTGCCGGACCACTGGGTGAGGTGGCGCAGCGCGCCGCCGCGGGCGGCGTAGAGGGCGCGGCGCAGTTCGGCGTCGGTCGCGCCGCAGCAGCCGAGGACCGCGAGCCGGGTGAAGGGGTCGGCGGGATCGGCGGTGACCGTGCGGATCTCGTCGGGGCGCCAGTCGCCGACGGCCCAGAGGGGGTCGGGGTCTCCCCAGAGCAGTTGTGCGCCGACGGGGTGGACGGTGCGTTCCGCGTCCGCGCCCGGGTCGTCCGCATGGGCGGCGTCCGCGAGGCCGCCGCGCAGGGGCGCACCGCCGTCGCCGTATCCGCCCTGGCCGTATCCGCCCTGGCCGGAGGCTTGACCGGAGGCCTGGCCGGAGACCCTTCCGGCCGTGCCGAAGCTCGCGGCGATACTGCTCCAACCCACCAACCAGCGCACCGCCGCCTCCCCAACCCGTGGGCACATGACCGGGGCACAGGCAGCACGGACAGCGCTGAGGGCGCGGCCGCGGGACCCCGGGTGGCTCGGGGTCCATGCTGCCACGGGACAGGCGTGCGAGAGTGGTTAAAGGGGGCGCACACGCAAACGAACACGCCCCGGCAACTCGGTATTTGGCGTTCCGTTCCCACCGCCCCATAGGTCGCTTTCAGCCATTCTTCGGCCGCCGGAAGAGCCGTCACGGGCCTCCGGCACCCGACGCGGGGGCGCGGTCCGGGGGGCGCAACCCGCCCCCCGGACCGTTCCGCCACCCGCGGGGATTGAGGCAGCGGCATCCCCCGACCCGCCCGGTCAGGCGGCGGGCCGACCCACGCACCGCACATCGAATCGCCGGGTCCGGGGACCGGCCAGAGCGCACGGGCGGGCGCACGGCCACACGGGCGGAGCACGCGCTGACACGTGCGCCCCGGCACCGGGTCCGGGGCGGACTGTGCAAACGGACAACAATCCCGCCATACGGAAGTAAGGGCCTTAACGCTTGGGAGGCGGGGAACTACGCTGGGTTTACGAAATGCCGGGCGCCTATGCCCCGGCGGCGTCTGCGTTCCGCGTGTGACGAGGGGTGGCGCATGTCCAGGGAGCTCCGCGAGCCCAATGAGAAGCTCGGCGCCGTCCTCGCCCTCGCGGGCATCAGCAACGCCGGGCTGGCCCGGCGGGTCAACGACCTCGGCGCACAGCGCGGCCTGACGCTTCGGTACGACAAGACGTCGGTGGCCCGGTGGGTGTCGAAGGGGATGGTGCCGCAGGGCGCCGCCCCGCATCTGATCGCCGCCGCGATCGGCGCGAAGCTGGGCCGGCCGGTGCCGTTGCACGAGATCGGACTGGCGGACGCGGACCCCGCGCCCGAGGTCGGGTTGGCCTTCCCGCGCGACGTGGGCGCGGCGGTGCGCTCGGCCACCGACCTCTACCGGCTCGACCTCGCCGGGCGGCGCGGCGGTGGCGGGATCTGGCAGTCGCTCGCGGGCTCGTTCTCCGTGGCGGCGTACGCGACGCCCGCCTCACGCTGGCTGATATCTCCCGCCGACAGCTCGGTGGCCCGGGAGCCCGCGGGCAGCCGGGCCCCACACCTCACGCCCGGCGCGACGGCGGCCGACGCCTCGACGGCGGGTGTCTCGGCGACCGACACCCCTACGCCCGGTGTCCCGACGCCCGGTGCCCCGACGCCCGGTGCCCCGACGGCCGACGACGCGGCGACCGACGGCCCGACCGCCGGCGGCTCCACGACGCTCGACCCCGCGGCGCGGCATTCCATGGTCCGGAGCCCCGTATCAGCGCCCCCCTCGGCTCACGACGTACCGGCGCGCGAGGCGACGGCACCAGGTCCCCGGTCCTCCCCGGACGGCCGCACGACCGGCCCGATGACAGGTCTGGCAGGCTCTATGACGGGACCGGCGACAGGCCCGCCGTCCACCGTTGTGCCCGCCCAGCCCGGACCCGAAACGCCGCGCGACCACGGCCAGCGCGTGGGCCACAGCGATGTGTCCAAGCTGCGCGAGGCCGCCGAGGACGCGCGCCGCTGGGACTCCAAGTACGGCGGCGGGGACTGGCGTTCGTCGATGGTGCCCGAGTGCCTGCGGGTGGACGCGGCGCCGCTGCTGCTCGGCTCCTACACGGACGAGGTGGGCCGCGCGCTGTTCGGCGCGACCGCCGAACTGACCCGACTGGCCGGGTGGATGGCCTTCGACACCGGCCAGCAGGAAGCCGCCCAGCGCTACTACATCCAGGCGCTCCGGCTCGCCCGCGCGGCCGCGGACGTACCGCTCGGCGGCTACGTGCTGGCCTCGATGTCCCTGCAGGCGACCTACCGGGACTTCCCCGACGAGGGGGTGGACCTCGCGCAGGCGGCCGTCGAGCGCAACCGGGGTCTGGCCACCGCCCGCACCATGAGCTTCTTCCGACTGGTCGAGGCACGGGCGCACGCGAAGGCGGGCGATTCGACGGCCGCCGGAGCGGCGCTGCGCGCGGCGGAGGGCTGGCTGGAGCGGTCCCGGGCGGGCGATCCGGATCCGACCTGGCTGGGCTTCTACTCGTACGACCGTTTCGCGGCCGATGCCGCGGAGTGCTACCGGGACCTGAAACTGCCCCGGCAGGTACGGCGGTTCACCGAGCAGGCCCTGTCGCGGCCCACCGAGGAGTACGTGCGCTCGCACGGCCTGCGGCTGGTGGTGAGCGCGGTCGCCGAGCTGGAGTCGGGCAATCTCGACGCGGCGTGCGCGGCGGGCACCCGAGCGGTGGAAGTGGCGGGCAGGATCTCCTCCGCGCGGACGACCGAATACGTACGGGACCTGCTGCACCGCCTGGAACCGTACGGGGACGAGCCGCGGGTGGCAGAGCTGCGGGAGCGGGCCCGGCCGCTGTTGGTGGCGCCGGCGTAGGACCTGTCTTCCGGGGGCCGCGTGGCCGGGTTGTCGGTGCCGGGGTGCAGTATGCAGGGGTGGGAGGTGTCAGCGTGGGTGGCGGCGTGGACTGCGATGTGCTGGTGATCGGCGGCGGAATCGTCGGCCTGTCGACGGCGCATGCCGTGGCGCGCCTGGCTCCGGGGACCAGGGTCGTGGTCCTGGAGAAGGAGTCGGGTCCGGCCCGGCACCAGACGGGCCGCAACAGCGGGGTGATCCACAGCGGGATCTACTACCGCCCGGGTTCCCTGAAGGCGCGCTTCGCGGTGAGCGGGGCGGCCGAGATGGTCAAGTTCTGCGCGGAGCACGGCATCGCGCACGAGGTGACGGGCAAGCTGATCGTCGCCACGGAGCGGGAGGAGCTGCCGCGGCTGCACGCCCTGGTCCAGCGCGGCCGGGAGAACGGCATTCCGGTGCGCGAGCTCGGCCCGGCGCAGATCACGGAGTACGAGCCGGAGGTGCGCGGGCTCGCCGCGATCCATGTCGGCAGCACCGGGATCGTCGACTACGGCCAGGTGAGCGCCCAGCTCGCGGAGTCCTCGGGCGCGGAGATCGTCTACGGCGGCGCCGTGGACCTGATCTCCCGGCGCCCGTCGGCCGTGGCGGTGCGCACCACCTCCGGCCTGGTGGTCCGGGCGCGGGTGCTGGTGAACTGCGCGGGCCTCCAGTGCGACCGGATCGCCCGGCTCGCCGGAGACGACCCGGGCATGCGGATCATCCCCTTCCGTGGCGAGTACTACGACCTGGCGCGGCCGGACCTGGTCCGGGGCCTGGTCTATCCGGTGCCCGACCCGGCGTTCCCCTTCCTCGGGGTGCACCTGACCCGGGGCATCGGCGGCGGCGTCCACGTCGGACCCAATGCCGTGCCCGCGCTGGCCCGTGAGGGGTACGGCTGGTCGACGGTGCGGCCCCGGGACATCGCGGACGAGCTGGCCTGGCCGGGATCCTGGCGGATGGCGGCACGGCACTGGCGGTACGGGACGGGCGAGATCCACCGCTCGCTGTCGAAGCAGGCCTTCACCCGGGCGGTACGGCGCCTGCTGCCGGCCGTCACCGCCGCCGATCTGCACCCGGCCGCGGCGGGGGTCCGCGCCCAGGCCGTGCTGCGCGACGGCACCCTGGTGGACGACTTCCTGATCCGGGACGCCCCACGCACGGTCCACGTCCTCAACGCCCCCTCGCCCGCGGCGACCGCTTCGCTCCCGATCGGCCGGGAGATCGCCACCCGCGCCCTGCGGACCCTCGGCTCGGCCTGAGCGGCGCTTCGGGAGGGGTGCGGGAGCCGCTCGCGCGGCGGCTCCCGCACCCCCCGTCGTAGAATCAGCGCATTGTGTCTGAGTCCCTGAATCCCCAGTCGCCCCGCCTCCCGGACGCCGCGCCGGAGACGAACTCGTACGTGCCGCCCAAGTGGCGCACCGAGCCCCGCTTCCCCGACGGGCCCTCGCCGGACCCGGCCGGCTCGCACCACGAGCGGCGGATCCGGAGCTTCCAGCCCCGGCGCAGCCGGGTCACCACCGGCCAGGGCGAGGCCCTGAAGCGCCTGTGGGGCACCTGGGGCCTGGACATCGACGGCCACGAGGTCATCGACCTCGACGCTCTCTTCGGCGGGCTCCCCGTCGTCCTGGAGATCGGCTTCGGCATGGGCGAGGCCACGGCCCAGATGGCCGCCGAGGACCCCGACACCGGGATCCTCGCCGCCGACGTGCACACCCCCGGGCAGGGCAATCTGCTCGCCCTCGCCGAGCGCGGCGGCATGACCAACGTCCGGGTGGCCAACGGCGACGCGATCATCCTGCTCCGCGAGATGCTGCCGCCCGACTCCCTGGCCGGGATGCGCGTGTACTTCCCGGACCCGTGGCCCAAGGCCCGCCACCACAAGCGCCGGCTGATCCAGCCCGACTTCCTCACGCTGGCCGCGACCCGCCTGGCGCCGGGGGCCGTACTGCACTGCGCGACCGACTGGGAGCCGTACGCCGAGCAGATGCTCGAAGTGCTCACCGCGCACCCGGACTTCGAGAACACGCAGCCCGACGGCGGCTTCTCCCCGCGCCCCGCCTTCCGGCCCCTGACCCGCTTCGAGGGCCAGGGCCTCGACAAGGGCCACCTCGTACACGACTTGCTCTTCCGTCGCACGGAGAACTGACAAGGTCACCGCGCGTGTCAGAGCCGCTCGCTAGGGTCATGGTGTGTACCGAGCGCTCCAACTCGTACTGCCACGTCCGTCCGGCACGGTCCGCACCTGCGTGCTCCTCACCCTGCTCGCCGCGACCGGGATCGCGATCCTCGAACTCGTGCGGGAACAGACCGGCACCTCCGGCTTCTTCGTCGGTCTCGGTCTGGCCCTGCTGCCGGTGGCGCCGCTCATGGCGGCCTTCCGATGGCTGGGCCGGGCCGCGCCCGCGCCTTGGTCGCAGCTGCTGTTCTGTTTCGGCTGGGGGGCCTGTACCGCGGCCCTGATC comes from Streptomyces virginiae and encodes:
- the lhgO gene encoding L-2-hydroxyglutarate oxidase; translated protein: MQYAGVGGVSVGGGVDCDVLVIGGGIVGLSTAHAVARLAPGTRVVVLEKESGPARHQTGRNSGVIHSGIYYRPGSLKARFAVSGAAEMVKFCAEHGIAHEVTGKLIVATEREELPRLHALVQRGRENGIPVRELGPAQITEYEPEVRGLAAIHVGSTGIVDYGQVSAQLAESSGAEIVYGGAVDLISRRPSAVAVRTTSGLVVRARVLVNCAGLQCDRIARLAGDDPGMRIIPFRGEYYDLARPDLVRGLVYPVPDPAFPFLGVHLTRGIGGGVHVGPNAVPALAREGYGWSTVRPRDIADELAWPGSWRMAARHWRYGTGEIHRSLSKQAFTRAVRRLLPAVTAADLHPAAAGVRAQAVLRDGTLVDDFLIRDAPRTVHVLNAPSPAATASLPIGREIATRALRTLGSA
- a CDS encoding sporulation protein — translated: MSRELREPNEKLGAVLALAGISNAGLARRVNDLGAQRGLTLRYDKTSVARWVSKGMVPQGAAPHLIAAAIGAKLGRPVPLHEIGLADADPAPEVGLAFPRDVGAAVRSATDLYRLDLAGRRGGGGIWQSLAGSFSVAAYATPASRWLISPADSSVAREPAGSRAPHLTPGATAADASTAGVSATDTPTPGVPTPGAPTPGAPTADDAATDGPTAGGSTTLDPAARHSMVRSPVSAPPSAHDVPAREATAPGPRSSPDGRTTGPMTGLAGSMTGPATGPPSTVVPAQPGPETPRDHGQRVGHSDVSKLREAAEDARRWDSKYGGGDWRSSMVPECLRVDAAPLLLGSYTDEVGRALFGATAELTRLAGWMAFDTGQQEAAQRYYIQALRLARAAADVPLGGYVLASMSLQATYRDFPDEGVDLAQAAVERNRGLATARTMSFFRLVEARAHAKAGDSTAAGAALRAAEGWLERSRAGDPDPTWLGFYSYDRFAADAAECYRDLKLPRQVRRFTEQALSRPTEEYVRSHGLRLVVSAVAELESGNLDAACAAGTRAVEVAGRISSARTTEYVRDLLHRLEPYGDEPRVAELRERARPLLVAPA
- the trmB gene encoding tRNA (guanosine(46)-N7)-methyltransferase TrmB, which produces MPPKWRTEPRFPDGPSPDPAGSHHERRIRSFQPRRSRVTTGQGEALKRLWGTWGLDIDGHEVIDLDALFGGLPVVLEIGFGMGEATAQMAAEDPDTGILAADVHTPGQGNLLALAERGGMTNVRVANGDAIILLREMLPPDSLAGMRVYFPDPWPKARHHKRRLIQPDFLTLAATRLAPGAVLHCATDWEPYAEQMLEVLTAHPDFENTQPDGGFSPRPAFRPLTRFEGQGLDKGHLVHDLLFRRTEN